cgccaatgtggggaagcaataaaaaaggccaacagaatgttgggttatatctctaggtgtgtggagtttaagtcaagggaggtgatgttacacttatataattccttggtaagaccccacctagaatactgtgtacaggtttggtcaccatacctcaagaaggacattgctgccttagaaaaggtgcaatgaagagctacgagaatgattcctgctcttagaggaatgtcttatgaggagaggttagcggaactgaatctgtttagacttcagcaaaggagactaaggggggatatgattcaggtctataagattctaacgggtctggatgctgttcagccaaatgactatttcaatattagtctaaatactagaactcgtgcccataagtggaaattagtgggagaacattttaaaacaaatttgaggaagcacttctttacacagcgtgtagttagagtatggaatagtcttcctgctagtgtagcggaagctaaaaccatgggtttctttaaatcagagctagataagattttaacaactctgagctattagttaagttctccccaaacgagcttgatgggccgaatggcctcctctcgtttgtaaatttcttatgttcttatgtagtcACCTGTTTTGATCTGTTTGTTACTTAAGGGTATAGAAATAGGCCACCAAAGTCTAAGAGGTGCCACAGATCTTCAGGGAATGTTCTTTTTATGACTTTAAATGCTTTGACTTTATTAACATACATCTTCTAAGTAGCTACGTAGCCATACTTCCAGgttctaattttgtttttttttttttttttttttttttaatctaagcTCACCTTCAGAAACTCATGTCAGACAAGAAATGTTCTGCAGAGAAGAAGGTTGAAATGGATCATGTCATCACTAAGGTCAGGGTCTTGGTGTTGCTGatctccatggcaacacagTTGTCTTCCCTCTGCCCCATACACTGACACCTGTTCTTGTTCCCCAGATGGACAATTACACTCAGCAGGAGCTAGCGGACCTCTTTGTGAAATATAACGTCAAGTCCCCCATCACGGGGAATGACCTTACTGCTCCCATCTCCTTTAACCTGATGTTCCAGACCTCCATCGGGCCGGGGGGGAATATGCCAGGGTAGGAACCACCATCTTACTTTGAATGATGCAGGAGAACAGTAACTAGGGCTTGTCTGTAAGGAGATGACCAGTAACTACAAACTGAAATACGAtgtaaagcaggggtggggaacctgatccatggaaaACCGGTGTGGATTTTTAGGGTGACCCCCtccatcagccaataataaagcagtggttttcaactccagtcctggggacccactgttattgtcTGAtagagaggccatcccaaaaacccgcaccggctctccatggatcaggttcatCAACCCCTGCTGTAAGTTATTGCACATATTTGGCCAAAGATTACCCACGTCAATGTACAAACTCCTTGATATGGTAGTGAAATATGACTTATCATAGTCTTGGTAAATGGTGATGTCTGGAGACCTTGTGGTTTTTTTTCCGGAGGGCCTGGTGTTTGCCTCCCTAGTGAGACCTTCCTCCTTTCCTTCCCTGTAGCTACCTAAGGCCCGAGACAGCTCAGGGAATTTTCCTGAACTTCAAGCGCTTGCTGGAGTTCAACCAGGGCAAGCTGCCCTTTGCCGCCGCCCAGATCGGGAATTCCTTCCGGAATGAGATCTCGCCCCGCTCGGGCCTCATCCGGGTCAGGTGAGCCTGGGGGCCACGTTCCTGGGGTGGTGATCGAAGAGAGCAGATATAGTGAAGAGGCATGTGGCAGCCATCACACTGTGTACAGGGGAAGAACACGTTCAATCGGGTATTTACACAAGCTTGAAATTGCAGAGACTCCAGTAGGGACTGTATGCTAAATGATATTTCCCAAGGAAATATTTCAGAGTGAATTTCAGCTGTATTAAATGTATAAACTGGAACTTCTTACTCTGGATCAGAATGTTAAGTCTTTCTTTGAGATTCCAAGTCAGTATTTCTCAATCTGGTTCTCGGGGCCCCCAAGACTGCATTTGTGCTGCATCCCAGCCCCCCGGTAGGGatttgggagggagcaaaaatgaactgtctggcagggagctgagagggaactaaaacatggactatctgagggtccctgaggaccgggttgagaaacacttgTTTTTGTTACCTTTAACATATTGGATATCTACAAGGTGAATTCTGTGGATATATTAAAAGACGATTGTCATTGGTGTTTTATTTGCTGTCAGCATCTTTAATGAAGGAACTGAAAAGCAGGATTGTAGTTGTGGATTTTCACCGTGCCCTTTTCTAACACGCAGGGAGTTCACCATGGCAGAAATTGAGCACTTTGTTGACCCCAACGAGAAGGTCCACCCCAAGTTCCAGAATGTGGCCGATCTGGACGTTATGCTGTACTCATCCAAAGCACAGACCAGCGGCCAGTCAGCCCAACTGATGAGGCTAGGGGATGCGGTGGAGCAGGTATGGGGGGCTGGAGGGCAGGGTTAGTACCACAGGAAGCAGGAAGCCCAAGCCCTGTGGGAGGAGAAGGGTACATCTGTTATGAATGAACGTGCTCCTGAGATTCTACAGAGGTTAAACTGAGTCAGAACCCATCTGTGCCTTAGGGGGTCATCAACAACTCCGTCCTGGGCTACTTCATTGGAAGGATCTACCTGTACCTGATCAAAGTGGGTGTGGCCAAAGACAAGCTACGATTCCGGCAGCACATGGACAACGAGATGGCCCACTATGCCTGCGACTGCTGGGATGCTGAGACCAAAACCTCCTACGTAGGTCTCCCCTGAGCCCAAGGCTAGTCAGATGACTGGCAGAACCTCCTAATGTGGAGCCAAAAGCTAAACAGCTTGTGGTGTTGATTCTAAGGAATATATGACCTTAAGGCTTCACTGTACCTCTTGTTTTGGGACAGGGCTGGATTGAAATCGTAGGGTGTGCCGACCGCTCCTGCTATGACCTGAAGTGCCACGCCCGGGCCACCAAGGTGCCCCTTGTTGCCGAGAAGCCCCTCAAAGAACCTATATCCTTCCCAAACCTGACCGTTTAAAGCACGAACGCTGCTCTCTGTAGGCCATTTCTCAGCCATCTTGACCTGGGGCACTGACCTTAACGGCGCCGCACAAAACTGTAAACGTGGTCCAGTTCGAGCCCAACAAGGGTGCCATCGGCAAGGCTTACAAGAAGGATGCCAAGCTGGTGATGGAGTACCTGGCCGTGTGTGACGAGTGCTACATCACGGAGCAGGAGAACATCCTAAATGAGGAGGGGTGAGCCTCACCGAAGAGCCCGACAGTCGCAGTTCTCTATTTTGGTCTCTGGCCATATAAACAATCACTCTGTTATATCAAACTGCTCACAGTGAATTCACCATCGAGACGGAAGGAAAAACATTCAAGCTGACCAATGACATGGTTAGTGTGAAGAGGTTCCAAAAGACTCTGCATGgtaagggaacaaatcttttcTAACTGTTGGTAAAGGTCGCATCTCTTATTAAAGCTCCTTCCCTACTGAATTAGTGAGTCTGGGGCTCTGACATGGCGATGAGTCATTGTCCATATCTGATAAGCGTCATTGGGTCAATCTGCTTATCATATTCAGTCCTTCGTACCAGTaacatatattttaataacgGAATAACTTGATAAGCACTTATCAAGAAGATCTGCTGTACTCTATATCCTTTTAAGTGGTCACTGACTTTCACCTACAGTGGAGGAAATCGTTCCCAATGTCATCGAACCGTCCTTTGGCATCGGAAGAATTATGTACTCTATTTTTGAACATACGTTCCGCGTCCGAGAAGGTGACGAGCAAAGGACGGTAAGTATCCTTGGAGAAACAGAATCTATATTCATCTTCTCCATCCATACACGCACATCTGACAACACTGGTATCGTGAAAGTAAATGTTCCTAACAGTTAATTTAACATCCGGGATCCTGAAGATGATCAGTTGAATCAGCATTAATCTTGGTTCACGTTGTACTTGACCTGATGGTTTTCCCACCACGGTCATGATCTTCTTGGTCATGCCTGTCCCTCCATGCCTGCTGTGacggcctctctctctctctcctgcagtTCTTCAGCTTCCCTGCCACGGTTGCCCCTTACAAATGCTCCGTCCTCCCACTCAGCCAGAACCAGGAGTTCATGCCTTTCGTCCGAGAGTTGTGTAAGAGCGTGTTTCACGGCTGCCTGTTGCACGAATGCCATACACGTTCCTGGTTTCAACAATGAAAATCGGGAAGATGAAGGCAAGCTGATTAAAtcatcgttttttttttggtgtcaTCTTGTCACAGCTGATGCTTTGACCAAAAATGGAGTGTCTCACAAGGTGGACGACTCCTCGGGCTCTATCGGGAGACGCTACGCCAGGACGGATGAGATAGGCGTCGCGTTCGGCCTCACAATTGACTTTGACACGGTTAACAAGACGCCACACACAGCCACTCTGAGGGACCGTGACTCCATGCGGCAGATCAGGGCAGAGGTATGACATAAGGGCTTTTTTAATGTGGTATCCAGCTGTCACCATGGACACTGTAAAagtttttatccatccatccatcctatcaactgtccatccatcaatcatcttctaactgcttatctgtTATCATGCTTTTTGatgcaatgtgtttttttcaaaCCTTCTTTTTTAAGTTTCTGATTTTTGACCCCCAAACAGTCACAGTTGTGAATCATTTAGGCTTTGAGATTTTATCTGTACAAAATTCCTTCTCCTCTCGTCTCTGCAGGTGTCCGAACTGCCCGGGATCATACGAGACCTCGCCAATGGGGTCACCACGTGGGCCGACGTCGAGAACAGTTACCCCATCTTTGAGGGCCAGGAGACAGGCAAAAAGGACAGTGAGGAGTAAAACCGTCAACTGTGGGGGCCCGTCATTTTGGGGCCCTCACTGCAAGCGGTTGATGTTTATATTCATATCAAAGGGAACAATCTTATCCCAGCTGTGAAGGCCAGCCTTCCCTGCCTCATCTCATGCCTGCCCTCACCACTGTCAGAATAAAATGAATCATTGATATGTAATTGTGCTTTGTATCTAATAAActtcctacccccccccccccccccccgtctacCTGTGAATGGAAATAGGGAGTTAAGAggcttttttttaaaccttaaATTGGTTCAAGGCATCGAGGTTGGATAAGGGTACAGGGGTGTTCCAATTCCAGAACTTCAGCTCCTCCATACAACTGGATATTTTAGGATATTTTGGATAATGGTATCTCCTTACCCTAAGTGCTAACTTAATGACTCTAAAAGTACATGTTATGACTCACATTTCACCTCTACTGATCAATTAGTGACTCATTAATTTAGGCAATTTATCGTGTACTGATTGTGACACTTAATAGGTATCATGCCTATTACTTTTCCTGCAGTGGTTTACTGTAAGAGTAAGTTTCACTGCAGCTTtacataatgaattataaaatatTGGTGTTTTTACCTCTGCCACCAAATACACTGCGGAAGGGCTGGTTGTGTCCTGGGTCTGTTCTGTGATGGGCTGACTGCTGCTGCTGAAATGAATAGTGACAGAGGCCATAACCACACCAAATAATGACAGAAATACGCCACATAGTTTAAAATATTAAGGAGTCTAACTGCACCATCTTATTCTGAAAGATAGCACAGATCTGGATCTTTTGGTGGGGCAAAGACAGGTCCATCAGTCCAACTTCCAATCCTGGACATGTGGGTAGGGCCTGAATTCTCTCCCagaacagggcacaaggctggtgTACAACCTAGCCAGGATGCAACTCAGTGAtgtgcacatgcacactcacatgcTGAAAGTTTAGTATTAAGTAGGTACTCTCAGGGGACAGtgtggtggcgcagtggttaacgctgttgcctcacacctctgggatctgtaTTCAGTTCACTGCCAGGGCTCCGTATGTGTGGAGTTCGTACATTTTCCCTATTATTGAGGGGCTTCCTCCAGATCCTCTTCCCAGTCTAAATACCTGCTAAGGTGAATTCTTGGTGACCATAggttctgggataggctctggaccccagCATAGGAAAATACTGTCAGGTCGATGTCCTGGCAACCATAAAGAAAGCATTCCTCCTGAATGTTGCATATCCAATCTAGATTTGCATAAGCCACTTAAGTATGCTGTAGATGGCTACAATCAGCTTGATGATCAGGATCTGTCGCCCTCTACTGGCTGACTCTAGTTAACTCAAGCGAAGGGGCACTGcaagagattttgggccccatgaaagcatatcataacCCAGAGCAATACAATTATCttactatttttttaaatcgCCTTAAAAACATCATGGACAATAGCTTGGTTTTATAGTCTAAAGTACCTTTACAGAAAATTCCATTCTATTATCCTGTACCAGTAACTATACCTGGCAGTCTGGTAATGAGTAACGCAAACCAGTTCATGCTGGTTGAGACCGGTCCATAATGACTAATGGTTTCAAATGGACGTCTACTGGGGTCAGTATTGGAAACAGTGTGTCCATCGATTGCACCAGTACAGTTCCGATCGTTATCTCTGCTTTGAAATACCATTTTGAATGAATTTAAGTATTTATGCAGCACTTTAGCTacaaatccatccatcactcATCTTGGACGGGGTTGACTGGCAGGTCAAGGATGTACAGTGCTGAGAAAGCTTTCTTCATATTGATCCCGTCCAGAATTAATCGGTGGCTGCAAATAATCTccttataatatatatatgtatatatataaacgtTGCATCTCAAAGCGCTTTGCTGCCGGCGCTGGTTTTGACTGACAGTTTCGGAACCACCCCTCACTGCAGTGCTggtcaaaatataaaaatatctctTGTAACACCCGCTCCTCAGTGCACTCAACATCCTCACCGGCGCCCGGTGTCTTTCACGGCGTACCCCATCGGCACGGCATTGAAAACAACGGGACGGATGCTTTAAACAGAGgtcttgtttttaaaaaaaaaaaaaaattctatttttttttttaaagaagggTAGCACATATAAACTGCTCTGCTGTGCTCCAAGACATCTTCACTGCTGATTCAAGGTCAGTATAACAAGTGCCGCTCATCTATACTGTAATTTACAGTATATATCAACATGCATTGTATAAATCACATGCAACAAAAACATTCCGGAAGGTACCGCTAAGCTGCACTATTTGCATTTCAAATCAGTCCTACTTAGCATGTATCACACTTCAGCTGGCACCATTGATTTCTCGGGGTGCTGACGGAAAGCCTGCCAGCATACTCTTAATTTTCTTAACCCTTTTTCTGCACTCCGCGCAGCTTGGAGCATAGATCGGATCAAAAGTGAGCAGAGCCTGGCGTATTTGTGAGCGGCCGCTCATTGGCATTTTGTGACGGTGCCGCCGCTTCTCCCTACGAAGCCATCCCCTCATACATCCCGGATCACATAGCGCTGCAGCAGCTGTACCTCGGAGGGCAACTGCGAAGTCTAAAATAGGAAGAGGTGGTACTGCGCAGCTGACTTGGCGATTTCTGGGGGGTCGGAGGTGTCGCGGTCCTATTTAAGTAACTGTACAAGTATCCTGTCATTCCTGGTGGCAGACATTGAAATGTCACATCGAAAAGTAAATACCGAGCTGCATTATAGGATTTTACGGATTCTCCTTGCTTATAGCAGCTTTTAGATGTTGGCTATGATGATGGTGATTCGTAGGATGGGAAATTAGTCTCAATGCTTTTTTTCCACACGCATGCTTAGTTAGCAGAACACGTTAAAGTTATTAGTAAAGATCAGTAAT
The Paramormyrops kingsleyae isolate MSU_618 chromosome 4, PKINGS_0.4, whole genome shotgun sequence genome window above contains:
- the gars1 gene encoding glycine--tRNA ligase, with protein sequence MLLRALPTLLRSGSEATALLFTSGLRAALNSLCPPPFRLLSTSVRLSKRKKTNLWLQLSEGRNMDGSIEEVLAPLRVAVKEQGDLVRRMKEENAPDVDISKAVAELKARKKMLEAKELALQPKDDIIDRTKMEDTLKRRFFYDQAFAIYGGVSGLYDFGPVGCALKNNILQAWRQHFIQEEQILEIDCTMLTPEPVLKTSGHVDKFADYMVKDVKSGECFRADHLLKAHLQKLMSDKKCSAEKKVEMDHVITKMDNYTQQELADLFVKYNVKSPITGNDLTAPISFNLMFQTSIGPGGNMPGYLRPETAQGIFLNFKRLLEFNQGKLPFAAAQIGNSFRNEISPRSGLIRVREFTMAEIEHFVDPNEKVHPKFQNVADLDVMLYSSKAQTSGQSAQLMRLGDAVEQGVINNSVLGYFIGRIYLYLIKVGVAKDKLRFRQHMDNEMAHYACDCWDAETKTSYGWIEIVGCADRSCYDLKCHARATKVPLVAEKPLKEPISVNVVQFEPNKGAIGKAYKKDAKLVMEYLAVCDECYITEQENILNEEGEFTIETEGKTFKLTNDMVSVKRFQKTLHVEEIVPNVIEPSFGIGRIMYSIFEHTFRVREGDEQRTFFSFPATVAPYKCSVLPLSQNQEFMPFVRELSDALTKNGVSHKVDDSSGSIGRRYARTDEIGVAFGLTIDFDTVNKTPHTATLRDRDSMRQIRAEVSELPGIIRDLANGVTTWADVENSYPIFEGQETGKKDSEE